One Nostoc sp. UHCC 0302 DNA window includes the following coding sequences:
- the pbpC gene encoding penicillin-binding protein 1C, with translation MKIKHQLRRLLHRKTSKVILAVLLICLVVRLLPYFAPIRTADIAQNQLAMQFSDRNGLPLGTLLTRDQEHTAVVPLNQVSPQFIHAILAAEDASFYHHGALDMKAVARAIKEAIHAKRIVSGASTITMQLARMLDPVPRTLSGKVNEIWLSWRLTAGMNKDEILSAYINRLPMGGNIYGVEAAARTYFSIPASDLNLAQASLLAAIPNNPTYFNPYEHWERLKQRQKYVLNRMVQERYITTLIAERTSAEKVVFQYRQPGIVAAPHFLFWLASQIPATSLKKEGYVPCFLRGVRGDQFLIRTTINRPLQQFVEAQVQQVISTLAANNVHDAAALVIDNHTGEVLAYVGSPDYFNEVQLGRNDGVQALRQPGSTLKPFVYELALEKAAIRPNTILADVPAHYAIPGAKLYSPTDYTEKFLGPVRVRVALANSLNVPAVRVLEKVGVQTFLERLHELGFAHLNQTAEYYGLGLTLGSGEVSLWELAHAYLTLAQQGQATPLVTTIPQYPVPTTQYPVPNPTTWQLITNILSDSHARATAFGVDSVLNLPFPAAVKTGTSSNFRDTWTVGFTTDYTVATWVGNFNGEPMRQVSGVTGAAPLWNRIMLHLHEHQEPSDFPPPEGLVQLPVCAISGLRPTPDCTSVVQEYFYPEDKIAYDRNNNFNLPPEYNEWLARQQQSNFAGNLRIVSPHDGDLFVLYPGEEDKQKLEFKLAGTKSASVEWWLNGEKLDTQSANSVFWYLRPGNWTLEAKSDAMSDKVSFQVELARIKPTRRGFSVGNSDFKSDRP, from the coding sequence ATGAAAATTAAGCACCAACTTCGGCGTTTGTTGCATCGCAAAACTAGTAAAGTTATCTTGGCTGTACTGCTAATATGTTTGGTAGTACGCTTACTTCCTTATTTTGCGCCGATTCGTACCGCAGACATCGCCCAAAATCAACTGGCAATGCAGTTTAGCGATCGCAATGGGCTACCATTAGGAACATTGCTCACTCGTGATCAAGAGCATACAGCTGTAGTGCCATTAAATCAGGTTTCTCCCCAGTTTATCCATGCAATTTTAGCTGCTGAAGATGCTAGCTTTTATCATCATGGCGCATTGGATATGAAAGCAGTGGCCCGCGCCATCAAAGAAGCTATTCACGCGAAAAGAATTGTTTCTGGTGCTTCGACAATTACTATGCAGTTGGCGCGGATGTTAGATCCTGTTCCCCGCACTTTATCAGGTAAAGTGAATGAGATTTGGTTATCTTGGCGGTTAACTGCTGGGATGAATAAAGATGAAATTCTCTCTGCTTATATTAATCGGCTGCCAATGGGCGGGAATATATATGGTGTAGAAGCAGCAGCCCGTACTTATTTTTCCATACCAGCTAGTGATTTAAATCTTGCCCAAGCTAGTCTTTTGGCTGCAATTCCCAATAATCCCACATACTTTAATCCTTATGAACATTGGGAACGGTTAAAGCAACGGCAAAAATACGTCCTGAATCGGATGGTACAAGAAAGGTACATTACTACCCTGATTGCAGAACGCACATCCGCCGAAAAAGTTGTGTTTCAGTACCGCCAGCCGGGAATTGTTGCCGCCCCACATTTTTTATTTTGGCTAGCTAGTCAGATACCCGCAACCTCCCTAAAAAAAGAGGGTTACGTTCCCTGCTTTTTAAGGGGGGTTAGGGGGGATCAATTTCTTATCCGCACCACTATAAATCGTCCCTTGCAACAGTTTGTAGAAGCACAGGTGCAGCAAGTAATTTCTACCCTAGCTGCTAACAATGTCCATGATGCAGCTGCTTTGGTAATTGACAATCATACTGGTGAAGTTTTGGCTTATGTTGGTTCACCTGATTACTTTAATGAAGTACAACTAGGACGCAATGATGGAGTACAAGCACTGCGTCAACCGGGTTCTACCTTGAAACCTTTTGTTTATGAATTAGCTTTAGAAAAAGCTGCGATTCGCCCAAACACCATTTTGGCAGACGTACCTGCTCACTACGCTATTCCCGGCGCGAAACTTTATAGCCCAACAGATTACACTGAAAAGTTTCTCGGCCCTGTGCGCGTACGTGTGGCTTTGGCGAATTCATTAAATGTACCAGCAGTCAGAGTATTAGAGAAAGTAGGTGTGCAGACTTTTTTAGAACGTTTACATGAATTGGGATTTGCACACCTCAATCAAACCGCTGAATATTACGGTTTAGGCTTGACTCTCGGTAGTGGTGAAGTCAGTCTCTGGGAATTAGCCCACGCTTACCTAACTTTGGCACAACAAGGACAAGCCACTCCCTTAGTAACCACAATTCCCCAGTACCCAGTCCCCACTACCCAGTACCCAGTACCCAATCCCACAACATGGCAACTCATCACCAATATATTAAGTGACAGCCATGCTCGTGCAACAGCTTTCGGTGTAGACTCTGTGTTAAATTTACCCTTTCCTGCTGCTGTTAAAACTGGCACATCATCTAATTTTCGCGATACTTGGACGGTTGGCTTTACTACCGATTACACCGTTGCTACTTGGGTAGGGAATTTCAACGGTGAACCTATGCGACAGGTTTCAGGAGTTACAGGGGCAGCGCCTTTGTGGAATCGGATTATGTTACACTTGCACGAACATCAAGAACCAAGTGATTTTCCGCCTCCAGAAGGTTTAGTACAATTACCAGTCTGTGCAATTTCTGGGTTACGTCCAACACCAGATTGTACCTCAGTAGTACAGGAATATTTCTATCCTGAAGACAAAATTGCTTACGATCGCAACAACAATTTCAATTTGCCGCCAGAGTATAATGAATGGCTGGCAAGACAGCAGCAATCTAATTTTGCTGGTAATTTGAGAATTGTATCTCCTCACGATGGTGATTTATTTGTGTTGTATCCCGGTGAAGAGGATAAGCAAAAGCTGGAGTTTAAGCTAGCAGGAACCAAATCTGCATCTGTAGAGTGGTGGTTGAATGGTGAAAAGCTAGATACACAGTCAGCTAATTCTGTATTTTGGTATCTGCGTCCTGGTAACTGGACTTTAGAAGCTAAAAGTGATGCAATGAGCGATAAGGTAAGTTTTCAAGTCGAGTTAGCCAGGATAAAACCCACACGCCGAGGTTTTTCTGTGGGTAATTCTGACTTCAAAAGCGATCGCCCATAA
- a CDS encoding Rieske (2Fe-2S) protein, with protein MSWTKVLAVDALAPGGRQVVKVGKQNILLLNHENELYAVNNACPHLKLPLKNGKITEDGAIVCPTHRSAFDLRTGEVKEWCPWPPGISKVFSLISKQKLLSVFPIRVDEGSIWIDVQEE; from the coding sequence ATGAGCTGGACTAAAGTTCTTGCAGTTGATGCACTTGCACCCGGTGGGCGACAGGTGGTAAAAGTTGGTAAGCAGAATATCCTGCTTTTGAATCATGAAAATGAGCTATATGCCGTAAACAACGCCTGTCCTCATTTAAAATTGCCTTTGAAAAATGGCAAAATTACTGAAGATGGAGCAATTGTTTGTCCTACACATCGCAGTGCTTTTGACCTGCGTACTGGTGAGGTAAAAGAGTGGTGTCCTTGGCCGCCCGGTATCAGCAAGGTATTTTCATTGATTTCCAAACAAAAATTACTGTCGGTGTTTCCGATTCGCGTCGATGAAGGGAGTATCTGGATTGATGTGCAAGAAGAATAG
- a CDS encoding carbonic anhydrase: MGQILTEVLSANQAYVENFGNKGNLTIPPARKFAILTCMDARLDPAKFAGLAEGDAHVIRNAGGRASDDAIRSLVISYKLLGTREWFVIHHTNCGMETFTDKVMRNLLANSLKTAKIDATGWHDVGSGEGSGEAEFIDWLTIGEQAESVYADVKRIRNHPLVPREIPIYGYLYDVQIGKLIEIPEAIEIGKAS; the protein is encoded by the coding sequence ATGGGTCAAATATTAACAGAAGTCTTATCAGCTAACCAAGCTTACGTTGAAAATTTTGGTAATAAAGGCAACCTGACGATTCCTCCGGCTCGTAAATTTGCAATTCTGACTTGCATGGATGCGCGACTTGACCCAGCAAAGTTTGCTGGATTAGCTGAAGGGGACGCCCATGTGATTAGAAATGCAGGTGGACGTGCTAGTGACGATGCTATTCGCTCGTTAGTCATTTCTTACAAACTATTGGGTACTCGTGAATGGTTTGTGATTCACCACACGAATTGTGGTATGGAAACCTTCACAGACAAAGTTATGAGAAATCTACTGGCTAATAGTTTAAAAACTGCCAAGATAGACGCGACGGGTTGGCATGATGTTGGCTCTGGAGAAGGTTCGGGTGAAGCTGAATTCATTGATTGGTTAACTATTGGTGAGCAAGCAGAAAGTGTGTATGCTGATGTGAAACGGATTCGCAATCACCCATTAGTACCGCGGGAAATTCCGATTTATGGCTATCTCTACGATGTTCAAATTGGGAAATTAATTGAAATTCCTGAAGCTATAGAAATTGGTAAAGCTAGTTAA
- the tmk gene encoding dTMP kinase: MGGKLIVFEGVEGCGKTSQMLLCGEWLQSLGVSVVATREPGGTELGLHLRRLLLEKVENKPFGPAQGKPVAEVTELLLYAADRSQHVEQELKPNLAAGKYILCDRYTDSTIAYQGYGRGLNMSLINQLNNIATGGLESDLTIWLDVDVEIGLTRKRGSEPTLDRIEQETIAFHRRVQQGYTELAASYPERIVRVDGSLSKEAVQQAIQEILRGHLKGLP, translated from the coding sequence ATGGGTGGCAAATTAATTGTATTTGAAGGGGTAGAAGGTTGCGGTAAAACCAGTCAAATGCTGCTTTGTGGGGAATGGCTGCAAAGTTTGGGTGTTTCTGTGGTTGCAACTCGTGAACCAGGGGGAACAGAGTTAGGTTTGCATCTTCGCCGCCTGTTGCTAGAGAAAGTAGAGAATAAACCCTTCGGCCCCGCTCAGGGCAAGCCAGTTGCTGAAGTTACAGAACTTTTGTTGTATGCTGCTGACCGATCGCAACACGTTGAACAAGAGCTGAAGCCAAATCTGGCAGCAGGTAAATATATTTTATGCGATCGCTACACCGACTCTACTATTGCCTACCAAGGCTATGGTCGGGGTTTAAATATGAGTTTAATCAATCAACTCAATAATATTGCTACTGGTGGACTAGAAAGTGACTTAACTATCTGGCTAGATGTTGATGTAGAGATAGGACTTACCCGCAAACGAGGAAGCGAACCAACATTAGACCGCATTGAACAAGAGACAATCGCTTTTCATCGGCGTGTGCAACAAGGATATACAGAGTTAGCTGCATCCTATCCAGAGCGAATTGTACGAGTAGATGGCAGCTTGAGTAAAGAGGCTGTGCAACAGGCGATTCAGGAAATTTTACGCGGACATCTCAAAGGTCTACCGTAG
- a CDS encoding iron-containing alcohol dehydrogenase, producing MENFIFYNPVKILFGKGQIANITAEIPADAKILITYGGGSIKSNGVYDQVKSALAGHNVIEFGGIEPNPHLETLLKAVELVRNEGINFLLAVGGGSVLDGTKFIAAAVPFVGDPWDILAKNAPITAAVPLGAVLTLPATGSEMNTNSVVTKWETQEKLHFSSPLVFPRFSVLDPETTFSLPVRQISNGIVDAYTHVMEQYLTYPVNAPLQDQIAESILKTLIEEGPKTLANLQDYDARANVMWSATLALNGLIGAGVPHDWATHMIGHELTAIHGLDHAQTLAIVLPSTLSIRRDRKWQKLLQYAERVWNIVEGTEEERVTEAIAKTRKFFESVGVRTRLSDYGVGLEDTIPVIIERFEKRGFVALGEHKDVNPQVVEQILTLSA from the coding sequence ATGGAAAACTTTATTTTTTACAACCCAGTTAAAATCCTATTTGGCAAAGGTCAAATAGCCAATATTACTGCTGAAATTCCTGCTGATGCCAAAATTCTCATAACTTACGGCGGAGGCAGTATTAAAAGCAATGGTGTATACGACCAGGTAAAGTCTGCGTTAGCTGGACATAATGTGATTGAGTTTGGCGGTATCGAACCAAATCCTCACCTAGAAACCCTCTTGAAAGCTGTTGAACTGGTACGGAATGAAGGCATCAACTTTCTACTAGCAGTAGGTGGCGGTTCTGTTCTCGATGGCACTAAATTTATTGCAGCTGCGGTTCCCTTTGTCGGCGACCCTTGGGATATCTTAGCAAAGAACGCACCTATAACTGCTGCTGTACCTTTAGGTGCTGTGTTGACGCTTCCAGCAACCGGCTCAGAAATGAATACTAACTCGGTCGTCACAAAGTGGGAAACTCAGGAAAAACTGCATTTTAGTAGCCCCTTGGTGTTTCCGCGCTTCTCTGTTCTCGATCCAGAAACGACTTTCTCGTTACCTGTGCGGCAAATTAGCAATGGAATAGTTGATGCTTATACCCATGTGATGGAACAGTATTTGACTTATCCAGTAAATGCGCCATTGCAAGACCAGATTGCTGAGTCAATCCTCAAAACGCTAATTGAGGAAGGGCCAAAAACTCTAGCTAATCTCCAAGACTACGATGCACGGGCTAATGTGATGTGGTCTGCGACATTAGCACTAAATGGGCTAATCGGTGCAGGAGTACCCCACGATTGGGCAACCCACATGATTGGTCACGAACTCACAGCAATACATGGTCTTGATCATGCTCAAACTTTAGCGATTGTCCTACCCAGTACTCTCTCAATTAGACGCGATCGCAAATGGCAGAAACTCTTACAGTATGCTGAGCGAGTTTGGAACATTGTTGAGGGAACTGAGGAAGAACGAGTCACGGAAGCGATCGCTAAAACTCGCAAATTCTTCGAGTCCGTCGGTGTACGCACTCGCCTGTCTGACTATGGTGTCGGACTAGAAGACACCATTCCCGTAATTATTGAGCGCTTTGAAAAACGTGGTTTTGTCGCTTTAGGCGAACATAAAGATGTTAACCCTCAAGTTGTTGAGCAGATTTTAACTCTGTCTGCATAA
- a CDS encoding TetR/AcrR family transcriptional regulator, protein MTKGEETKSRILEQAAELFNQQGYAGSSISDIMRVTGLQKGGIYNHFQNKDELALQAFDFAIARTRQYFITALRSKRHAIERLQAIITVFSSFTDNPPIQGGCPLLNTAVESDDAHPALRDRTQQAMNSWLHLIRRIIETGIEKGEINSDVNADEIATIITATLEGAIMMSKLYGDSIYMQRAVNHLNQYLESHL, encoded by the coding sequence ATGACCAAAGGCGAAGAAACAAAAAGCAGAATTCTTGAACAAGCGGCGGAACTGTTTAACCAACAGGGTTATGCTGGTTCGTCTATTTCAGACATTATGCGTGTGACTGGATTGCAGAAAGGAGGAATTTACAATCACTTCCAAAACAAAGATGAGCTAGCATTACAGGCTTTTGACTTTGCGATCGCCCGCACTCGGCAGTATTTTATAACTGCATTGCGAAGTAAACGTCATGCAATAGAACGCTTGCAAGCAATTATTACAGTATTTAGCAGTTTTACAGACAACCCACCAATTCAAGGAGGATGTCCATTGCTAAATACTGCTGTTGAGAGTGATGATGCTCATCCGGCGTTGCGCGATCGGACTCAACAGGCGATGAACTCGTGGTTACATTTGATTCGCCGAATTATTGAAACAGGAATTGAAAAGGGTGAAATTAACTCTGATGTGAATGCTGATGAAATCGCCACTATCATAACTGCAACTCTAGAAGGAGCGATTATGATGAGCAAGCTATACGGAGATTCTATTTATATGCAAAGAGCAGTTAACCACCTGAATCAATACCTAGAAAGTCATCTTTAA
- a CDS encoding tautomerase family protein translates to MAQIKVYGLAEKLNPIKVDLSHIIHTSVSEVLQLPPEKRFHRFFPLDKTDFYYPNDRTENYLIIEISIFEGRSKETKKELIHKLIKDINQNLNISVNDIEITIFETPKSNWGIRGFPGDELTLNYKVEV, encoded by the coding sequence ATGGCACAAATCAAAGTATATGGTCTAGCAGAAAAACTTAACCCTATCAAAGTAGACCTATCGCATATTATCCATACTTCTGTTAGTGAGGTGTTACAACTTCCACCTGAAAAACGATTTCATCGTTTTTTCCCTTTGGATAAAACGGACTTTTATTATCCCAATGACAGAACAGAAAACTACTTAATTATCGAGATTAGTATATTCGAGGGACGTTCAAAAGAAACAAAAAAAGAGCTAATACATAAGTTAATTAAAGATATAAATCAAAACTTGAATATTTCTGTTAATGATATTGAAATTACAATTTTTGAAACGCCTAAATCCAACTGGGGTATTAGAGGGTTTCCAGGCGATGAATTAACCCTAAACTACAAAGTAGAAGTTTAA
- a CDS encoding glutathione S-transferase family protein, whose protein sequence is MLKFYYNPLSPNARRVWLTLLEKEISFEPVLIKLDGDQLQPEFIKINPFHHIPVVVDDGFRVVESLAIMDYLETKYPMPVMLPSEPQALATVRMVQTVTANELFSQVISLISENEDSPKILQAKQHIDKVLKLFTDLLSNSPYFGSKQLTLADIVAGIGVLSLPPLGINLNDYPKLNEWSERLMQRPAWQKTQLSAEEFEAFKRRVRVLVKLRRREIVRGNKANVNK, encoded by the coding sequence ATGCTGAAATTTTACTACAATCCCCTCTCGCCTAATGCTCGTCGTGTATGGCTCACCTTATTGGAAAAAGAGATTTCCTTTGAGCCAGTCTTAATTAAATTGGATGGGGATCAACTCCAACCAGAATTTATAAAAATCAACCCATTTCATCATATTCCGGTTGTGGTAGATGACGGTTTTCGAGTAGTTGAATCTTTGGCAATTATGGACTACTTAGAAACCAAATATCCAATGCCTGTAATGTTACCTTCCGAACCTCAAGCATTAGCAACTGTGCGGATGGTGCAAACGGTAACTGCTAATGAATTATTTTCGCAAGTGATTTCACTAATTTCTGAAAATGAAGACTCACCAAAAATTTTGCAAGCAAAGCAGCATATTGATAAAGTACTAAAACTTTTCACAGATTTATTAAGTAACTCTCCTTATTTTGGGAGCAAACAGTTAACCCTAGCAGATATAGTTGCTGGGATAGGTGTACTTTCATTACCTCCTTTGGGTATCAATCTTAATGATTACCCTAAGCTAAATGAATGGTCTGAACGTTTAATGCAACGCCCAGCATGGCAAAAAACTCAACTAAGCGCTGAAGAGTTTGAAGCATTTAAGCGGCGAGTCAGAGTTTTAGTGAAGTTGCGTAGGCGTGAGATTGTCAGAGGAAATAAAGCAAATGTTAACAAATAA
- the trmFO gene encoding FADH(2)-oxidizing methylenetetrahydrofolate--tRNA-(uracil(54)-C(5))-methyltransferase TrmFO — protein MDKQPIQVIGGGLAGTEAAWQIAQAGVPVILHEMRPKRFSPAHHTEHLAELVCSNSFGAMASDRAAGLLHEELRQLGSIVISKADEHAVPAGGALAVDRGQFGQDLTQTLSSHPLIEFRRGEVQTIPEGIVVLATGPLTSPDLAEDLRRFTGMEYLSFFDAASPIIVGESINRDIAFMASRYDKGEAAYLNCPMNKEQYLRFREELCKAEQTELKDFERETAKFFEACLPIEELAQRGEDTMRYGPLKPVGLSDTRTGERPYAVVQLRQEDKAGQLWNMVGFQTNLRWGEQKRVFQLIPGLEKAEFVRLGVMHRNTFINAPQLMSASLQFKQRPTLLAAGQLIGTEGYTAASAGGWLAGTNAARLALGKEALTLPTSTMMGALFEFISSASPKHFQPMPPNFGIFPELGAKIKSKQERYGRYRDRSLADLTTWKVNSN, from the coding sequence ATGGATAAACAACCGATACAAGTAATTGGAGGTGGGCTAGCTGGAACAGAAGCAGCGTGGCAAATAGCTCAAGCTGGAGTGCCAGTTATTTTACATGAAATGCGCCCAAAACGCTTTAGCCCAGCGCATCATACAGAACATTTGGCGGAGTTGGTGTGTAGTAATTCCTTTGGGGCAATGGCAAGCGATCGCGCCGCCGGATTGTTGCACGAAGAGTTACGCCAACTCGGTTCCATAGTGATTTCTAAAGCGGATGAACACGCCGTCCCTGCTGGTGGGGCGCTAGCTGTAGATAGGGGACAATTTGGGCAAGACTTGACTCAAACTTTATCTAGTCATCCTTTAATTGAATTTCGTCGAGGGGAAGTGCAAACCATTCCTGAAGGAATTGTGGTTTTGGCAACTGGCCCTTTAACCAGCCCTGACTTAGCGGAAGACTTGCGTCGCTTTACAGGGATGGAATACCTCAGCTTTTTCGATGCGGCTAGCCCGATTATTGTCGGCGAATCGATTAACCGCGATATTGCTTTTATGGCATCGCGCTATGACAAAGGTGAAGCCGCCTATCTTAACTGCCCGATGAATAAAGAGCAGTATTTGCGGTTTCGCGAAGAATTATGTAAAGCCGAACAAACGGAACTCAAAGATTTTGAACGGGAAACGGCGAAATTTTTTGAAGCTTGTCTACCCATCGAAGAACTAGCACAACGCGGCGAAGATACAATGCGCTACGGCCCCCTCAAGCCAGTAGGGTTATCGGATACCCGCACAGGTGAGCGGCCTTATGCTGTGGTGCAGTTGCGGCAAGAAGATAAAGCCGGTCAACTGTGGAATATGGTAGGATTTCAAACTAACCTGCGTTGGGGTGAGCAAAAGCGAGTATTTCAGCTAATTCCAGGGTTAGAAAAAGCTGAATTTGTGCGTTTGGGAGTGATGCACCGCAACACGTTTATTAATGCTCCTCAATTAATGTCTGCTAGTTTGCAATTTAAGCAGCGTCCCACATTGTTAGCAGCGGGGCAGTTGATTGGTACTGAAGGCTACACGGCAGCATCTGCCGGCGGTTGGTTGGCGGGAACTAATGCAGCGCGGTTAGCTTTGGGTAAAGAAGCATTGACTCTACCAACAAGCACAATGATGGGAGCGTTGTTTGAGTTTATCAGTTCTGCTTCGCCTAAGCATTTCCAACCAATGCCGCCCAACTTTGGGATTTTTCCAGAACTTGGTGCGAAAATCAAAAGTAAACAGGAACGTTACGGACGTTATCGCGATCGCTCTTTAGCTGACTTAACAACCTGGAAAGTCAATAGTAATTAA
- a CDS encoding NADPH-dependent FMN reductase, whose amino-acid sequence MKSITRTIRILAISGSLRKISSNTALLQAAIALAPENVEIKLYAGLGNLPHFNPDLEANEPPSVTDLRMQLRWSDGLLISSPEYAHGVPGVLKNALDWLVSGEEFVDKPVALLNASPRSTHAQASLIEIVTVMSGRIVPEASITVPLLGKNLDAVGIASHPEISRALQAAIVAFVSEIERRQAEVKY is encoded by the coding sequence ATGAAAAGCATAACCCGAACAATACGAATTCTGGCTATTTCAGGAAGCCTCCGCAAGATTTCATCAAATACTGCCCTGCTTCAAGCTGCGATCGCTTTAGCACCAGAAAATGTTGAGATTAAATTGTATGCTGGACTCGGTAATTTGCCACACTTCAATCCTGATTTGGAAGCAAATGAACCGCCTTCAGTAACAGATTTGCGGATGCAGCTACGGTGGTCTGACGGTTTGCTGATCTCAAGTCCAGAGTATGCACATGGCGTACCAGGTGTATTGAAGAACGCGCTGGATTGGTTGGTGAGTGGAGAAGAGTTCGTAGACAAGCCTGTTGCATTGCTTAATGCGTCGCCGCGGTCAACGCACGCACAAGCCTCGTTAATCGAAATCGTCACGGTGATGTCAGGGCGAATTGTTCCTGAAGCATCAATCACTGTACCACTCCTCGGTAAAAATCTTGATGCAGTTGGAATAGCTTCTCATCCAGAGATTTCTAGGGCGCTACAAGCAGCTATCGTTGCCTTTGTGAGCGAAATTGAGCGCCGACAAGCCGAAGTGAAATATTAA
- a CDS encoding Tab2/Atab2 family RNA-binding protein codes for MKIWQADFYRSPQRNAAGQILWDLLICDPTRSFEYKATCLQSEANSSWVATQLELAAGGKLPNIIQVFRPQSLSLIEAAGRNLGINVEPTRRTFALKQWLQEQQYPLAIDKPPPAPLPENLLGEQWRFASLAASEVETSFSNRPIPILHLPEFLKPINLGLASTVAVPGVIIYGGRQSMRLARWLHQARPVALNYISGEPDGLILEAGLVDRWIVATFEDSEVATAAQAYEQRKQASLGLHFLLVQPDDSGMTYSGFWLLRTEA; via the coding sequence ATGAAAATTTGGCAAGCTGATTTTTATCGTAGTCCGCAGCGGAACGCCGCAGGGCAAATTTTATGGGATTTATTAATTTGTGACCCAACTCGTAGCTTTGAATACAAAGCCACTTGTCTACAATCAGAAGCAAATTCGAGTTGGGTTGCAACTCAACTCGAACTAGCCGCTGGTGGAAAACTACCGAATATAATTCAAGTGTTTCGTCCTCAGTCCTTAAGTTTAATTGAAGCGGCTGGACGGAACTTAGGCATTAACGTCGAACCCACCCGCCGCACTTTTGCATTGAAGCAGTGGTTGCAGGAACAGCAATATCCTTTAGCAATAGATAAACCACCTCCTGCACCATTGCCAGAAAACCTCTTGGGAGAACAATGGCGGTTCGCAAGTTTGGCTGCTAGTGAAGTGGAAACAAGTTTTAGCAATCGCCCCATTCCCATTTTGCATCTGCCAGAATTTCTTAAACCGATAAATCTGGGTTTAGCCTCAACAGTCGCAGTTCCCGGCGTCATTATCTATGGTGGACGGCAATCGATGCGTTTAGCACGATGGTTGCATCAAGCCCGTCCCGTAGCCTTGAATTATATTTCTGGTGAACCGGATGGCTTAATTTTAGAAGCTGGTTTAGTCGATAGGTGGATAGTTGCGACATTTGAAGATTCAGAAGTTGCCACAGCAGCCCAAGCCTACGAACAGCGTAAACAGGCAAGTCTGGGATTGCACTTTTTGTTAGTACAGCCAGATGATTCTGGGATGACTTACAGTGGCTTTTGGTTGTTACGGACAGAAGCTTGA
- a CDS encoding GNAT family acetyltransferase encodes MECNFKDIEITELNVRLYKLDDQQQVIKLWNRCNLVVPWNDPKRDIELKLQFQPDLFLVSALNNLIIGSVMAGYEGHRGWINYLAVLPEYQRKGIGQLIMKAAEAELKKLGCLKVNLQVRSPNKSVIAFYERLGFSDSNVIGMGKWL; translated from the coding sequence ATGGAATGCAATTTCAAAGATATAGAAATTACAGAACTTAACGTAAGACTCTATAAGTTAGATGATCAACAGCAGGTTATCAAGTTGTGGAATCGCTGCAATTTGGTTGTACCTTGGAACGACCCAAAACGCGACATTGAGTTAAAGTTGCAATTTCAGCCAGATTTATTTTTAGTATCAGCCTTAAATAACTTAATTATTGGTTCAGTTATGGCTGGCTACGAAGGGCATCGCGGTTGGATAAATTACCTAGCAGTATTGCCAGAATATCAGCGCAAAGGTATCGGTCAACTGATAATGAAAGCTGCTGAAGCTGAATTAAAAAAGCTTGGCTGTCTAAAAGTGAATCTACAAGTGCGATCGCCCAATAAATCCGTTATAGCTTTCTACGAAAGACTTGGCTTTTCAGATAGTAATGTTATTGGTATGGGCAAGTGGTTGTAA